One part of the Longimicrobiaceae bacterium genome encodes these proteins:
- the rsfS gene encoding ribosome silencing factor, producing the protein MSEAAVAPEALKVPQQVRRAVDLLLDRKATDVVVLDLDRLSSATDWFVIATGRSDTHVTAIADNLIGELKNEGVRPVNVEGLRGGRWVLVDYFDFVVHVFHPAAREFYQLERLWGDAPQHHVAPEESGSPAS; encoded by the coding sequence ATGAGCGAAGCCGCAGTCGCGCCCGAAGCCCTCAAGGTCCCGCAGCAGGTCCGGCGGGCCGTGGACCTCCTCCTCGACCGCAAGGCCACGGACGTGGTCGTGCTGGACCTAGACCGGCTGTCCAGCGCCACGGACTGGTTCGTGATCGCCACCGGCCGGTCGGACACGCACGTGACGGCGATCGCCGACAACCTCATCGGCGAGCTGAAGAACGAGGGCGTCCGGCCCGTGAACGTCGAGGGCCTCCGCGGCGGCCGCTGGGTGCTGGTGGACTACTTCGATTTCGTGGTGCACGTCTTCCACCCGGCCGCCCGCGAGTTCTACCAGCTCGAGCGGCTCTGGGGGGACGCGCCCCAGCACCACGTCGCTCCCGAGGAGTCCGGCTCCCCGGCCTCCTGA